A single region of the Lotus japonicus ecotype B-129 chromosome 4, LjGifu_v1.2 genome encodes:
- the LOC130715778 gene encoding growth-regulating factor 1-like isoform X1 yields MMNGSRNRFPFTSSQWQELEHQALIYKYMASGISIPPDLLFTIKRSYLDSPLTSRLLPHQSQHFGWNYLPMGLGRKIDPEPGRCRRTDGKKWRCSKEAYPDSKYCERHMHRGKNRSRKPVEVLKTTPTTAIDAGDASAAPTTMLSITKNSPALTPTTTHDPYHHHHHPQNSSYGSSSSHLQHPFLYHHSPPSRPSGVGLSFQDNNSAPMFLDTGSCSHNNNTDCSRYVYGLKEEVDEHAFFTEPSGTMRSFSASSIDDPWQLTPLTISSSSSSKQRNCSGLSNSNDTNNNNEYSYLQLQSLSDNSKQTHQDHGFYSDNKPENFMKLGKEEPQKTVHRFFDEWPPKSRGSWLDLDDKSSTTQLSISIPTSSHDFTTFSSSTPRDG; encoded by the exons ATGATGAATGGTTCAAGGAACAGGTTCCCTTTTACTTCTTCTCAGTGGCAAGAGCTTGAACATCAAGCTCTTATCTACAAGTACATGGCTTCTGGTATTTCTATTCCACCTGATCTTCTCTTCACCATCAAGAGAAGCTACTTGGACTCTCCTCTGACTTCAAGGCTTTTGCCTCACCAGTCTCAACACT TTGGTTGGAACTATTTGCCTATGGGTTTGGGGAGAAAAATAGACCCAGAGCCAGGGAGGTGCAGAAGAACTGATGGCAAGAAATGGAGGTGCTCCAAAGAAGCTTACCCAGATTCAAAGTACTGTGAGAGGCACATGCATAGAGGGAAGAACCGTTCAAGAAAGCCTGTGGAAGTTTTGAAAACAACACCAACAACAGCAATAGATGCAGGAGATGCTTCAGCAGCACCAACAACAATGTTATCTATCACAAAAAATAGTCCTGCACTCACCCCAACAACCACTCATGACCCTTAccatcaccaccatcaccctcaaAACTCTTCCTATGGCTCATCTTCTTCCCATCTTCAGCACCCTTTCCTCTACCATCATTCCCCACCTTCAAGGCCTTCTGGTGTTGGTTTGTCTTTTCAAGACAACAACAGTGCTCCTATGTTTCTTGACACTGGTTCTTGCTCTCACAATAACAACACTGATTGCAg CAGGTATGTTTATGGACTGAAAGAAGAGGTGGATGAGCATGCTTTCTTCACTGAACCTTCTGGAACCATGAGAAGCTTCTCTGCTTCCTCCATTGATGATCCTTGGCAGCTCACACCACTGACTATAAGCTCCTCATCCTCTTCAAAACAGAGGAACTGCTCTGGTTTATCCAATTCCaatgacaccaacaacaacaacgagTACTCTTACTTGCAACTTCAGAGCCTCAGTGACAACTCAAAGCAAACACATCAAGATCATGGTTTCTATAGTGATAACAAGCCTGAAAATTTCATGAAACTTGGGAAAGAAGAACCTCAGAAGACAGTTCATCGCTTCTTTGATGAATGGCCCCCCAAAAGCAGAGGATCATGGCTTGATTTGGATGATAAATCATCCACCACCCAGCTTTCAATTTCCATTCCCACATCTTCCCATGATTTCACAACTTTCAGTTCCTCAACCCCACGAG
- the LOC130715778 gene encoding growth-regulating factor 5-like isoform X2: MMNGSRNRFPFTSSQWQELEHQALIYKYMASGISIPPDLLFTIKRSYLDSPLTSRLLPHQSQHFGWNYLPMGLGRKIDPEPGRCRRTDGKKWRCSKEAYPDSKYCERHMHRGKNRSRKPVEVLKTTPTTAIDAGDASAAPTTMLSITKNSPALTPTTTHDPYHHHHHPQNSSYGSSSSHLQHPFLYHHSPPSRPSGVGLSFQDNNSAPMFLDTGSCSHNNNTDCRYVYGLKEEVDEHAFFTEPSGTMRSFSASSIDDPWQLTPLTISSSSSSKQRNCSGLSNSNDTNNNNEYSYLQLQSLSDNSKQTHQDHGFYSDNKPENFMKLGKEEPQKTVHRFFDEWPPKSRGSWLDLDDKSSTTQLSISIPTSSHDFTTFSSSTPRDG; this comes from the exons ATGATGAATGGTTCAAGGAACAGGTTCCCTTTTACTTCTTCTCAGTGGCAAGAGCTTGAACATCAAGCTCTTATCTACAAGTACATGGCTTCTGGTATTTCTATTCCACCTGATCTTCTCTTCACCATCAAGAGAAGCTACTTGGACTCTCCTCTGACTTCAAGGCTTTTGCCTCACCAGTCTCAACACT TTGGTTGGAACTATTTGCCTATGGGTTTGGGGAGAAAAATAGACCCAGAGCCAGGGAGGTGCAGAAGAACTGATGGCAAGAAATGGAGGTGCTCCAAAGAAGCTTACCCAGATTCAAAGTACTGTGAGAGGCACATGCATAGAGGGAAGAACCGTTCAAGAAAGCCTGTGGAAGTTTTGAAAACAACACCAACAACAGCAATAGATGCAGGAGATGCTTCAGCAGCACCAACAACAATGTTATCTATCACAAAAAATAGTCCTGCACTCACCCCAACAACCACTCATGACCCTTAccatcaccaccatcaccctcaaAACTCTTCCTATGGCTCATCTTCTTCCCATCTTCAGCACCCTTTCCTCTACCATCATTCCCCACCTTCAAGGCCTTCTGGTGTTGGTTTGTCTTTTCAAGACAACAACAGTGCTCCTATGTTTCTTGACACTGGTTCTTGCTCTCACAATAACAACACTGATTGCAg GTATGTTTATGGACTGAAAGAAGAGGTGGATGAGCATGCTTTCTTCACTGAACCTTCTGGAACCATGAGAAGCTTCTCTGCTTCCTCCATTGATGATCCTTGGCAGCTCACACCACTGACTATAAGCTCCTCATCCTCTTCAAAACAGAGGAACTGCTCTGGTTTATCCAATTCCaatgacaccaacaacaacaacgagTACTCTTACTTGCAACTTCAGAGCCTCAGTGACAACTCAAAGCAAACACATCAAGATCATGGTTTCTATAGTGATAACAAGCCTGAAAATTTCATGAAACTTGGGAAAGAAGAACCTCAGAAGACAGTTCATCGCTTCTTTGATGAATGGCCCCCCAAAAGCAGAGGATCATGGCTTGATTTGGATGATAAATCATCCACCACCCAGCTTTCAATTTCCATTCCCACATCTTCCCATGATTTCACAACTTTCAGTTCCTCAACCCCACGAG